The window GCCATCGTTAAAGAAGGTCTACGCAACGTCGCAGCAGGAGCAAACCCCATTGCCATCAAACGGGGAATTGATAAAGCGATCGAGCATTTAGTAGGCAAAATCAAAGAACAGGCACAACCTGTAGGTGATTCTAAAGCGATCGCTCAAGTCGGCACGATCTCTGCGGGTAATGACCAAGAAGTCGGCGATATGATTGCTCAGGCAATGGATAAAGTCGGTAAAGAAGGGGTTATCTCTTTAGAAGAAGGTAAGTCTATGACTACCGAACTAGAGATTACCGAAGGGATGCGCTTTGATAAAGGCTATATCTCTCCTTATTTTGTCACTGACACCGAAAGAATGGAGGCTGCTTTAGAAGAACCTCTAATCTTGATTACCGACAAAAAAATCAATCTCGTACAGGATCTCGTACCTGTATTGGAACAGGTAGCACGTCAGGGCAAACCGTTGGTAATTATTGCCGAAGATATTGAAAAAGAAGCCTTGGCTACTTTGGTAGTCAACCGTCTTCGTGGTGTGCTAAACGTAGCTGCAATTAAAGCTCCTGGTTTTGGCGATCGCCGTAAGCAAATGCTAGAGGATATTGCTGTGCTTACTGGTGGACAGGTTATCTCTGAAGATGCTGGTTTGAAACTAGAATCTACTAACGTAGACATGCTTGGTACTGCTCGTCGTATCAACATTACCAAAGACAGCACTACTATTGTTGCCGAAGGTAATGAAGCGGCAGTTAAAAGCCGTTGTGAGCAAATTCGCCGTCAAATAGAAGCAACTGAGTCTTCTTATGACCAAGAAAAGCTACAGGAACGTTTGGCTAAACTTTCTGGTGGTGTAGCAGTAATCAAAGTTGGTGCTGCAACGGAAACCGAAATGAAAGACCGTAAATTGCGTCTAGAAGATGCGATCAACGCTACTAAAGCTGCGGTAGAAGAAGGTATTGTTCCTGGTGGCGGTACTACCCTAGCTCATCTAGCTCCTGGTTTGGAAGAGTGGGCAAACGCTAACCTTAAGGATGAAGCTTTGACTGGTGCAACTATTGTCGCCCGTGCCTTGACTGCACCTTTAAAAAGAATTGCCGAAAATGCTGGTCAAAACGGCGCGGTAATTGCCGAAAGAGTCAAAGAAAAAGACTTGAGTATTGGTTTTAATGCTGCTACTAACGAGTTCGTCAATATGTTTGAAGCTGGTATTGTTGACCCAGCTAAAGTAACTCGCTCAGCACTGCAAAATGCTGCTTCGATCGCGGGAATGGTCTTAACTACTGAATGTATCGTCGTTGACAAGCCTGAAAAAAATAGTTCAGGCGGTGCTGGCGGTGGTGCTGGTGATTTTGATTATTAATTAAAGCTCTAAGCTCTAAGCTGGTTATACAGCATTGAAAGACTATCTCATGTAATTTGTGGGATGGTCTTTTTATTTACCCATTTCCCTATCTCCCTATCTCCCTATCTCCCTATTTACCCATTTCCCTATTTCCCCATTTCCCTACTTCCTGCTATTCGGTAATTTCCCAACACCTTAAGATTATTAATTGAATTAAGATCAAAATAAATAAGCAAGCTTAAACTATTAAGATAAATCTCAGTCAAAAATTATGAGTAATACTAGTAACTTTAAAAAGGCAATGCAGGAGGTTAAAGGACAGGCAGTCCTTGGCCCTAATGTCATTACCAATGCGCTACCTTATTTAGGCGGTGGCTTAGTTTTAACCGCGTTGGGAACATATGGTGGCTTGGGGGTAATTGCTTCTCGCCCCGATTTATTCATGCCCACCTTTATTGGGGCGATGATCGCTGAATTGGTTCTCTTTTTTGTCGCTCGTGGAGTTGCCAGTGAGGGAAACAAGACTACTGCGCTACCTTTGCTCGCTCTTTACAGTCTTCTTTCAGGGTATACCTTGAGTGGCATTGTTTATCTAGCCCTCAGTAGTTCTGGAGTTGGCATTCAGGGAGTCGGTATTGCTGCCCTGGGTTGTGGTGCGACTTTTATTGTCGGGCGTAAAATTGGCTCTAACCTATCCGAAGAAGATGGTTTAGCTTTATCTCAGACAGTACGTTTGGGAGTTATGGCATTATTCATAGTCTTAATCGGACAATTACTCTTTTCCGTTTTTGGCATCTACACACCAAGCTGGCTAGAAGTAGCTATTTCTGGTGTTGGAGTAGCCATCTTTGCAGGAGTAGCAGTCGTTGACTTTTATATTTTGCCTCGTACCTATACCGACGAGCAATATTTACCTGCGGCGCTTTCGATGTATCTTACCTACATCAACCTCTTTGTATTTATTCTGCGATTATTAATTGCGATCAACAGTCGTGACTAATTGTTGCTAGATATTTAGTCAACATTATTAATTAAATAAATTAATTAAATAATTCTATTAATCCGCCTCTAGTTATTTGGGGGCGGTTTTTGTTGGTAATAAATAGAAATCTAGATATTTAAAATGATTGATTTGAAAAAAGATTAGCAAGAATACGGAAGTGGCTGAGTAGGTAGAGTGATTAAACTGAGATTAATATAAGTCCTAATTTATCTAGTCTTCATACTTCTAAAAAAATTAAGTATTCAATAGAAGTAGAGATCTAGTTAATTAATTGTGGATAATTAATCTTGTAACTTGGTGTGACGAAAATGCGCTGGAAATTATTTGTAGAGTTCTGTTTTACCGTGTCAATTATTTATTTGCTTGCAGGAGATCTATTCTTACCTCAGCCTTATCGTAGTAGTAGCCAGCAGTTGAAAACTAATTTAAATCATTTTATTGTAAGTTTGTTACCACGTAAAGCAATTATTAATTTATCTCCTGAACTCGATCATTTCAACAGTTAAATTAATGTTGATATTGTTTATATTTCGTACTTTATCCCCCAATAAATACTGGGGGATTTTTAGACATTTCACCCACAAAGTTTAGTCTAATTTGGCGCTCGCTATATCGATAATTTCTTTAATTTTCCAGAAATACTTCATCACACCAGCTACCGTGTAAGCCATAAGGAACATGATGCTTGAGATGTAATAGGGCGATCGCGCCCTTAGCTAAATTTTCGCCATCTAAGATTGCTAAGGTCGAACGGTGTTTGCTACCGTCATACACTAAAGTTAGTACCCAGCCAGCATCTTCTGATTCAGCATTAGGTTTAGTCACAAAAATTGGTTCGCTAACATATCCGCTAGGGGCAAAAGAATGTATTTCTCTTTCTCCCGTCGCCAAATCTAATTTTAAGATTGCCTGTAATGGCGCGTTACGAACATTATCGTTAGCTGCACCAATAAATAAGTAGCGATATTCTCGACCAACTTGATTTGGGTTATGGGTGGGAAACTCACAGCAGCGACTTTCTAACATCTCTCGTTCAACAGTACCATCATCAAGATTGAGCTTAAATCGCCACAGTTGACCAGGATCGATACTGTCAAAATCTACTTCTTTGTAGTTAGAATTGGGCTGCACTTGAGGCAAAGTTTGATAGGTAATGGAATCAACTATAATCTGGTTATCTTGCTCAAAAGCATTAGCATGATGGAATACAAAGCCTGAATCAACGCTAAAAGTCCTGATTTTTTTATTGTTTGGATCGCGAGGAATTAAAATTACGTTGGTGGGTTTTTGGGGTTGAAACTCAACACATTCTCCCGCGCCACGCATCCCCAACAGAAAAGGAAGTGGATTAAAGTTGACAGGGTTCTGAAAAAAGATCGCGTATTTTGGCGTGATGATAAAATCGTGGATGAAAGAAAAGCCAGGAACACTGTGGGCATGACGACGCAACAGCTTACCATCAGGGGCAAATTCAAACAGAGTAATTTTACTTGAAAGCCCAGGATCGACTCGGAAGTTGACTAAACAGGGTTCACCATGATCGAGTTCACAACTAGGATCGATCCAAGGATGGGCAGCAAAAGCATCTCCAGGAGATAATACCCCGTCGAGATAATCAATCCCCATCGTTTCTAAAGTCTTGGGATCTAAGCGATGGGGTTCTGCTGCTTCCCAAAGTGCCAGTAGCTTGCTTCCCCAGTAAATTACTCCTGTGTTAGCAATATTTTTTAGCTTGAAGTCAAAGATATTACTGAACAATCCTCCTGGTTTTTGCGTCCCAAACACGCCCCGATAGAGAATTTTGCCCGCATCTTTCTCTTTAACATAAGCTTCGGTTTGCACAAAGCGATTACGGTAATGCGCTTTCCCATCCTTAAAAGAAAAGGCGCTAATCATACCATCACCATCAAAAGGATGATGAATTGCTGAACCACCAATATCTAGTAAGCCAGGGCCATTACGAAAGAGAGTTCCTGATAATTCGACAGGAATTTGACCCTCAATTTCCGTGATTTCATATTCATATTCGTTGGGTTGGGAATCATAACCCCGCTTCCACTCTTCAAGGTTATACGGTTGGCTATTAGCTGTTTGCGCGATGGTATTGGTCATGATGATTGTGTTTTTAAGCAATCCTGTTCTGATACAGTATCAAGAAATGTAAAGTTATCTTTATATTTTAGATAATAAACCTTAATTTTGCCTGACAGCGATCGCTTTATCAATGAGCAATGTTCACTGTTGAATTAAAACATCATTAAAATTCCTAAATTTTTTAGTTAATACTTAAACAGAAAAGGGAAGTTTAGTGGTTTAAACTTCCCTTAAGAATGTAATACTAATCAAGCAAAATCATTGGTCAATCATTTTTTTTAGCTCGTCCTTAACATTTTCAACACTATGTTGAACTTGAGCTTCTTCCTGCTTTTCCTGACCTTCGACTTTATCTTGAGGATTACCCGTTACTTCTCCTACTACTTCTTGTACTTTACCCTCAACATTTTTAGCAGTTGCATTAATGCGATCTTCTATACTCATGGAATTAATTTCCTTATAATAAAATTTTCATTAGCATATCTACCTGAAGCAATGAAGTACATCTATCAAGAGATTGATTTAAAGAGCTATTTTCAAACAACATAGTTAAGATCTAAAATATTAATTGAAAGCAAAACTATGAAGTTTAAACTTGGCTGCCACCTAGACTACAATATTTCCAGCAGCAGTACATTTATTTTTAATATTCGCGTTTTAGCCAATCAATACCAGCGAATTTTAGAGCAGAATCTCAAGATTTCTCCTGAATGCAAGATAGAAGAATATCTCGATCAAGACCATCAAAATAGCTACTTTCGTCTAATTGCGCCTACAGGAAAACTAGTTATTGATTATCAAGCAACTGTAGATTTAACTCACCGTGCTGATAGTATCAATGAGATTCAAGAAACATCTCCTGCTAAATTACCTCTTGATGTTATTCCTTATTTATATCCTTCCCGCTATTGCCAAAGCGATCGCCTGATGAAATTAGCTCAAGACGAATTTGGTAGCGGTGAATCTGGGTATGCCAAGGTTCAAGCCATTTGCGATTGGATTTATCACAAAATCGACTATCTTTCAGGAAGCAGTGACTCTCAAACTTCAGCATATGATACGGCGAGCGAAAGAGTAGGAGTGTGTCGAGATTTTGCTCATTTGGGAATCGCTTTTTGTCGAGCATTAAGTATTCCTGCGCGTTTTGTTTCTGCCTATGCTTGGCAATTACAGCCACCCGATTTTCATGCTTGTTTTGAAGCATATTTGGGCGATCGGTGGTATTTGTTTGACGCTACTCGTCTTGCGCCTATTAATGGATTAGTACGGATTGGTACGGGAAAAGATGCAGCAGACACTGCTTTTGCTACGGTATTTGGTGCGATCGAGTTAAACAACATGAACGTATATATCGATCGGGTTGACGAACAGGGATCAGAGCCAGAAAAGACCGACTACGCGACAATTTCTGCTTAAATTAATATTAAACAATATACCCAGCGTGATGAGCCTACGGTGATTACTTAAAACGATCGCGTCCCTGTTGTTTTGCTTGATACAGAGCAGCATCAGCAGCAGCGATCGCCGACTTTGGCTGTAATTTTTGGCAGGGAATTTGACTACTGATACCCAAACTCATTGTCACGTATTGGCTAACTAAAGATTGAGCGTGAGGAATTTGCAGCTTTTTTACTTCGGCGATCGCGGATTGGGCAACTTTAATCGCCCCTTGATAATCGGTATAAGGTAAAATCAAGGCGAATTCTTCCCCACCATAACGACAAACTAAATCTGATTCTCCCTTGGCAGCTAAATTAAGAGCCACAGCTACTTGTTTAAGGCAATCATCTCCTGCTTGATGACCGTAAAAATCGTTGTAATTTTTGAAATAGTCAAGATCCCCAAGAATAAGAGTGATTGGTGCTTGTTTTTGTGCCAATAAACACCATTGTTGGTCGAGATACTCATCAAAGCGACGACGATTGGCAACTGCGGTCAAGCCATCTAAATTGGCTAATAACATCAGTTGTTGATTAGCTTGTTGTAAAGCAGCCGATTGTTCCATCACTTTACGAGTTAAAAAATGCAGCTTTAAATGAACTTTAATCCTAGCTAGTACTTCCTCTTCTTGAAATGGCTTAGTAATATAATCTACTGCCCCTAGGGATAATCCTTTGATTTTATTTTCGGTATCGGCAAGTGCAGTCATAAAAATGATGGGAATATTACTGGTAAAAGAATTAGCTTTCAGTCGCTGACAAGTTTCAAAGCCATTAATACCAGGCATTTGAACGTCCAACAAAATTAATTCTGGTAGAGCATATTGGGTCTGAGCGATCGCACTTTCTCCATCAACTGCTACTCTGACTTTTAATCCAGCACTTTTTAGCACCTGGGATAACACTGCCAAGTTAGTATGATTGTCATCGACGATTAAAATTACACCAGTATCTGGATTATCCATAATCTAAAGAAAAGTTAGAACTCAAGAGTCCGCAGAATTATTAGCCAGATGTTGTTCAATAAATTCTTGAAGCTGTTTTATTTGAAAACTGGCGGTTAAATCGAGCAATTCTTGAGCAAAAGCGTAAAAACTGTAATCTAACTGTTTTAATTCCTCAGCAATTTCTTGAATTTCGTCTAGGCTACCTTGTTTGGCAAGGTCATATAATTGAGAAAGCTTGCCACTTGCAGGAGGAACCATGGCTTCTTTTGGTTGAGAAACATTGAGAACATTATGATTGGTTAAATTAGCATCAGTCTCTTCATAAATCCATTGTAGTTGCAGATGCACTTTTAGCATTTCAAACAAAACGTCTGCCTGGACTGGTTTGGGCAGAAATTCATCCGCACCTGCATCAATACTTTTATTGCGATCGATTTCAAAAACACTGGCAGAAGAAGTAACTAAAATAATATTTTGCAACTGAGGTGATTTTCGCAGCTGATGCATCATTGCAAAACCATCCATTATGGGCATGATTAGATCGGTAATAATTAAGTCTGGAGCAATGGCTAAAGATTTTTCTAACCCTTCTCGACCATTATCTGCTTCGCTCACATCAAAACCAATTGGTCGCAGTAAGTTAAGTAGTACAGAGCGATTTTCCCAGCGATCGTCTACTACTAAAATTTTTCTGGTCTTGCCGTCATAACCAATAATTTTGCCATCAGTTCCAATTCTGTTCGTATCTGCCCATGCTTTTGCTTCTGGTAATTCCACATCAAACCAAAATACACTACCGCGATCGCGCTGACTTTGGACTTCTATAGTACTATTCATCATTTCTATGATGTTTTGACTAATTGCCAAACCCAATCCTGTTCCCTCCGTCATTTTTGTCGTATCGCCAACTTGCTCAAAAGGCAGAAAGATGTTTTGGACTTGTACTTCTGTCATACCCACCCCTGTATCTTCAATTTGAAATCTAATTTTTGATAATGAATCTGATGAGCTTAACAATTCAACTTTAAAAGTCACACCACCGCGATCGGTAAATTTAATTGCATTACCGATCAGATTAATTAATACTTGTCG is drawn from Pleurocapsa minor HA4230-MV1 and contains these coding sequences:
- the groL gene encoding chaperonin GroEL (60 kDa chaperone family; promotes refolding of misfolded polypeptides especially under stressful conditions; forms two stacked rings of heptamers to form a barrel-shaped 14mer; ends can be capped by GroES; misfolded proteins enter the barrel where they are refolded when GroES binds) encodes the protein MAKSIIYNDEARRALEKGIDLLAEAVAVTLGPKGRNVVLEKKFGAPQIVNDGITIAKEIELEDHIENTGVSLIRQAASKTNDVAGDGTTTATVLAHAIVKEGLRNVAAGANPIAIKRGIDKAIEHLVGKIKEQAQPVGDSKAIAQVGTISAGNDQEVGDMIAQAMDKVGKEGVISLEEGKSMTTELEITEGMRFDKGYISPYFVTDTERMEAALEEPLILITDKKINLVQDLVPVLEQVARQGKPLVIIAEDIEKEALATLVVNRLRGVLNVAAIKAPGFGDRRKQMLEDIAVLTGGQVISEDAGLKLESTNVDMLGTARRINITKDSTTIVAEGNEAAVKSRCEQIRRQIEATESSYDQEKLQERLAKLSGGVAVIKVGAATETEMKDRKLRLEDAINATKAAVEEGIVPGGGTTLAHLAPGLEEWANANLKDEALTGATIVARALTAPLKRIAENAGQNGAVIAERVKEKDLSIGFNAATNEFVNMFEAGIVDPAKVTRSALQNAASIAGMVLTTECIVVDKPEKNSSGGAGGGAGDFDY
- a CDS encoding Bax inhibitor-1 family protein, translating into MSNTSNFKKAMQEVKGQAVLGPNVITNALPYLGGGLVLTALGTYGGLGVIASRPDLFMPTFIGAMIAELVLFFVARGVASEGNKTTALPLLALYSLLSGYTLSGIVYLALSSSGVGIQGVGIAALGCGATFIVGRKIGSNLSEEDGLALSQTVRLGVMALFIVLIGQLLFSVFGIYTPSWLEVAISGVGVAIFAGVAVVDFYILPRTYTDEQYLPAALSMYLTYINLFVFILRLLIAINSRD
- a CDS encoding carotenoid oxygenase family protein, with the protein product MTNTIAQTANSQPYNLEEWKRGYDSQPNEYEYEITEIEGQIPVELSGTLFRNGPGLLDIGGSAIHHPFDGDGMISAFSFKDGKAHYRNRFVQTEAYVKEKDAGKILYRGVFGTQKPGGLFSNIFDFKLKNIANTGVIYWGSKLLALWEAAEPHRLDPKTLETMGIDYLDGVLSPGDAFAAHPWIDPSCELDHGEPCLVNFRVDPGLSSKITLFEFAPDGKLLRRHAHSVPGFSFIHDFIITPKYAIFFQNPVNFNPLPFLLGMRGAGECVEFQPQKPTNVILIPRDPNNKKIRTFSVDSGFVFHHANAFEQDNQIIVDSITYQTLPQVQPNSNYKEVDFDSIDPGQLWRFKLNLDDGTVEREMLESRCCEFPTHNPNQVGREYRYLFIGAANDNVRNAPLQAILKLDLATGEREIHSFAPSGYVSEPIFVTKPNAESEDAGWVLTLVYDGSKHRSTLAILDGENLAKGAIALLHLKHHVPYGLHGSWCDEVFLEN
- a CDS encoding CsbD family protein, whose translation is MSIEDRINATAKNVEGKVQEVVGEVTGNPQDKVEGQEKQEEAQVQHSVENVKDELKKMIDQ
- a CDS encoding transglutaminase family protein, encoding MKFKLGCHLDYNISSSSTFIFNIRVLANQYQRILEQNLKISPECKIEEYLDQDHQNSYFRLIAPTGKLVIDYQATVDLTHRADSINEIQETSPAKLPLDVIPYLYPSRYCQSDRLMKLAQDEFGSGESGYAKVQAICDWIYHKIDYLSGSSDSQTSAYDTASERVGVCRDFAHLGIAFCRALSIPARFVSAYAWQLQPPDFHACFEAYLGDRWYLFDATRLAPINGLVRIGTGKDAADTAFATVFGAIELNNMNVYIDRVDEQGSEPEKTDYATISA
- a CDS encoding diguanylate cyclase, yielding MDNPDTGVILIVDDNHTNLAVLSQVLKSAGLKVRVAVDGESAIAQTQYALPELILLDVQMPGINGFETCQRLKANSFTSNIPIIFMTALADTENKIKGLSLGAVDYITKPFQEEEVLARIKVHLKLHFLTRKVMEQSAALQQANQQLMLLANLDGLTAVANRRRFDEYLDQQWCLLAQKQAPITLILGDLDYFKNYNDFYGHQAGDDCLKQVAVALNLAAKGESDLVCRYGGEEFALILPYTDYQGAIKVAQSAIAEVKKLQIPHAQSLVSQYVTMSLGISSQIPCQKLQPKSAIAAADAALYQAKQQGRDRFK